TGATCCAATAATGCCAGTAACTTACGTTAATACCCGGCGTTTCAAAAGGGGTGGTCACCGGAAGGACGATGTCGGACATGGCGACGGTACGATTCATGAAGAGATCGGCGGTCACGACGAGGTCCATCGCTTCGAAGGCTTTCTTTACCACTTCGGCTTCCGGATCCTGAGAGAGGGGATTGCGGCAGGCGATCCAGAGCATTTTTATGGGAGGATCGTCGGCAGCCAAAACTTCCGCGCCGAAATTGTTAATGTTGATCAAGCGGTCCTTTTCCCCTTGGCTCCCTTCCGGAGGTTTTTGTCCCATGGCGTGATAATTAAATCCCCAGGTGACGAGCTGGGCGTAATTTACTCCCCCTCCGAGAATCCCGATATTGCCGGTCATGGCCCCCAGGGCGTCGATGGCCCGGACGTTGGCACCGCCGTTGGTGTGGCGCTGCATGCCATAGCCGATCCAGATGTTGGCCGGTTTCGTCGTTGCATATTCCCTGGCTAAACGTTCAATGACCGGGACAGGGACCCCCGTCTTTTCCGCAGCCCATTCTACGGTGATGTTTTCTTTCAGGTAGGCAAAGAATTCCTGGTACCCCTTCGCATTCCGCTTAAGCCATTCGCTATCGTAGAGGGCGTGGTCCAGGATATAGCGGGCCATCCCTAGGGCCAAAGCGCCATCGGTACTTGCCCTGATCTGGATATATTCATCGGCTTTGGCGGCCGTCTGGGTGAGCAGGGGATCGATCACCACCACTTTGCATCCCTTTTCCTTTGCCCTCTCCACGATGGCCATGGAGTGAACGGCGCACCAGGCCGGGTTCGCGCCCCAGATGATCAGATATTTGGAATGAACCATCTGTTCCGGATCCGAATTGAAGATCATTCCCATGTCGAAAGACTGGGAATCGATCCCTGCCGGCCAGCAAGGAGTTCCGGTAGCCCGGGTGGTGTAACCGATGCTGGACATCATCCCCTCTATCCCGTAATTCAGGATGTTAAAGTTGCCTGAGTATTTGTTGAGGCAGATGGGCAGGGTGCTGCCGTATTTTTTCTTAATATCCAATATTGTAGTGGCAATCTGGGTGAAGGCTTCGTCCCAACTGATCCGCTCCCAATTTCCGCTGCCCCTACCCTTTTGCCGCATAGGGTATTTAATCCGGTCCGGAGAATAGACCATGCGGGGATAGGAATTTCCTTTGACACAGAGCCGACCGTTGGTGTAGGTGTTCTTTTCGTTTCCGGTTACGAAGGTGATGACCCCATCCTTTACGGTGGTTACCATGGAACAGGTATCGTAGCAATTGCGGGGGCAAGCGTTAAAAAACGTCATTTCCTTGCCTGCCGCCCTTCCCTTATTGGGAGCTAGTCCCATCAGTTTAAATTCTTTCGCCGCCCCCATACCGGCCATGGCTCCTAGGGTTGCGCCCACCGCCGCCCCTACTTTTAAAAATGTGCGCCGGGTTAATTTTTCATTTAGCATGTGTTGATCCTCCTTTCGCTTCGTTGTGAGACACTCAAGCGGTCTTGCCGTGTTTCTTCCTCCAAAAATCCTTCCAGGAGGAAGGCCATCGCTTGGCAGATGGGATGTTTTGTGGATGCGTGAATCAATTCACAATGTGCGGGGCACCAAGGAAGAAGATGTTCCTTCACGAACCGGTTATACAAGACGGGGAAGTGTTCTTGGTCCCCATGAGCCAAAAGGTAGCAAAGAAATTCCAGCTCCAGGGCCAGGTGGTCGTCGGGATCTCTCCCCTCATGGGCAACTTGAAGCCCCGCCTGGGAGTAAAAGGAGCGTACCGCCAGGGTTTCTTTCTGCATCAGGCTTCTCTCCGGATTCCGGTAGCTGGATTCATAAGGGGAAGCAAGTAGCCTGCCGGGGCCCACAAAGAGCCGGTTAAATTCGAAGGGGAGCGATTCGGTCTCCTCATCCGTCACCTGTTGCAAAAGTTCCAATCCCTTCATAATGGAAGCAGGGACGGGTTCTTCACCCTTCCATAAGGAAACGTATTCCTTTAGGGAGGAGGCCGTTATTCTCCATCCCTCCGCGTTCCACGACAGCAAGATCCCGGAGTAATAGCGCATCAGCAGGAAGAGAAGGGGGAAAGGATCGCGTGGATTAAATGTTTGGCTTTGTTCCACTTTCACCGCCTCCACTCTGAACATATTTTTGGATGAGAGATTCAAAAACCCTCTGTTGCGCTTCCGTAATCTTGTAGATTTTCTCCACGTGAGGCAACGGATTTCCTTGATACGTTTGATTCATGGAACCACTTTCGATTCTCGGCGAGGAAGGATTCTCACCGGAGCAGGCCGCAAGAAAAAGGAGACCCAGGAGAAGAAATAAGGGAATGATTCGTTTTACGTCCATGTGACTCACCTCCGGTTCTGGGAGAATTGTAGCATGGAGACGATTGTGGAAATCGCTATAAATAGGGGCGATTGGTTGGAGAGAATTCCTTTTCGGCAGGAAAAGAGCCGATTGTTCGCAATTTGGTCAAAAAAAAACCACAAGTTTTTTAACTTGGGTTTTTTCTACGTTCCTGCAAAACATTCGTTGTTTCCTTGCCAACGATGCTGGCTATGCTCATGGTTTATGGACCATCTGAAAGATTTTTAAGGCGGCGAATAAATTAAGCAGGTCCTCATAGGAGTTTAGATTTAGATGTAAGAGGTGTTCGATCTTCTTTAGGCGATTCCGCAACGTATTGGGATGGATATAGAGGAGGTCGGCGGTCCGGTTGATATCTCCATCGGATCGGAAAAAGGCCTCCAGCGTTTTCATCAGAATTCCATCGTTTTCCCGGTCGTATTCCAGTAGTTCCACCAGGTATTCCCGATAGAAATCGTTGAGAATTTCTTGATGGATATAGGAGAGGAGACGGATCAGCCCCAGTTCATCAAAGGAGATGACGGGCTCTGTTTTATTGAGAAATTTCCCCATTTCTAAGGCGATTTTTGCTTCCTGGTAGCTGCGGTAAAGGTCAAGGTTGGAAGGATAAATTCTACCGATGCCGACGGAAAACGATGTTTCCGGAAATAGGGGCGTGAGATATCTCCTCAAGTCCCTTGCCGTCATCTTCAACCATTCTTTCTCTTCCTTCCTTCCCCGTTCCAAGGAGTCAAAGAGGAGAATCACCAGTTGGTTTTGCAATGGAGTAATGACGGTGTTTAATGAAGACCTCCTACAGAAAACCTCAGCTTCCGATTTTATGCCTTCCCATTCGATTTCTCTCTTCCTTGTTCCTCCGAAAGGCTTTGCTTCCAGGACCATCAGGAGAACCGGCTTGGTAAAATCCCAACCCCAGTACCTGCCCTGGGTGATGAGCGTCTCTTCCGAATCAAATTGGTTAAAGAGCAGGTCGTGAAGGAAATGATTTTTATATTTTTTATGGGTCTCGGCGATTTCCGCATCCAGGAAAAGACGAAATGAAAGGGCCGAAACCGCCTGCCGGACGAGTTCAAGGGTAAGGTCCGTTATGCTTCCCTGTTCCTGTCGGATGAGGAGAAAGCCCAATTCTACCCCCTCCTTTTTGATCGGGAAAAGATAGTAGCTCTTTCCCCCATTCTCGAGATAGACAAAGGTGTAATTTTTCTCCTGTTTTTCCCACCTGAGATATTCCCGCCTCATAGGATGAAAGGAAGTAAATTCTTCCGCATTCTCCATGGAGGGGTGAAGTTGAAAGGAGGGGGTGAGGAGGAGAAGGGGATGGCCGATCAGGGTTTCCAGGCGGCGCAGCATCTCATGCAGGGGATTACGATTCGCCATCTCCAACCAATAGCGGAGCGATTCTTCCCAAACGTAATGAAAAAGCCCCAGGGCTTTCATTCTGGACATTTCCTCAATTTTTCGCTTCAGGTTTTCCTCGTCTCTCTCTCGAAGGAAAAGAAGAGGTTTTCCTAGGTTATCGATCTTTTCCCGAATGGAAACGGGAATGTAGATTGTCTCGTGCTGGTACAGAAGAATCCCCTTTACTTCCTCCAACTGTAAGAAGTCAGGCAGTTCTTGCCGGTTTACCTTCTCCGCCGCCAGGAGAAGAAGGGAGGCTTTTCCTTCTTTTTTCAGGGGAGGAGGGAGCGTCCCGTTCTCCCCGGCTAGGGAGGGAGGCTCCTCTGGGAGACGATGGGGGTCTCTTTTTTCCGGAGGAAGGAGGGAATTTGTTTTCTGAAAAGAACAGGGACTGCCGGCCTGTTTGGAGTTCGGGAGCGAATCGGTGATGAGGAGGAAGGATTTCTCCTTTCCGCTCCAGCCGGCCAGGATCTCCACATGATGAAAGGGGGATCCCATGAGCAGTTCCTGAAACGTAAGGGGGGTATCCATGGTTTCCTCTAATCTCCTTTCTCTGCCCAAAAGCAAACGGGTTCATCCTTCTTTTCGACGAAACGGATGGAGGGGCGGGTGAGGCTCCGCATTTCGTAATCATGAAGGATCTCTTGGTAGTTTAACGCCTCCGCGCTGTTTAAATCGATAATGGAAATAGCTCCCATAATACAGTTGGCGACGCAAATCGGCAGTTCTCCCCTCTTCTGCCTTTCGGCACACATATCGCACTTATCCGCTCTTCCTGTCTCAGGTAACATGGAGATGGCTCCGAAGGGACAAACGGTGACACATTTTCCGCATCCTGAGCATAGGGAAGAGTTTAAAATGACAATTCCATTCCGGTCTTTCCGGATAGACCGTTCCGGACAGATGGCCATACAGGCAGGATTGGCGCAATGGTTACAGGCCATGGAGAGGTAGGCGAAGATATTCCCATCCTGGTGAGCCAGAGAAGTTACTCTTCTTCGGTGCGTTTCCTTTCTTCCCCGCTCATTCCTGCAGGCAAATTCACAGGTTCTGCAGCCAATGCATTTTTCGGTATCGATGAGAAAGCCCAGCTGTTTATCCATTTTTCTTCATTTTCTCTCCATTATTTCTTCGCTATAATGATTATAAGGGATTCCGGATCGGTTTTGTGTCACAGAATCGGCAACTTTTCGGGAGGGGAGAGCGTGGAAGAGGCCTATCGGATCACCAGGCATGTATGCCCACGCAATTGTTACAGCAACTGCAGCCTTCTTGGATTTACCAGGGATGGCAAATTGGAGAAAGTGAGCGGAGACCCCTTGCACGGTTATACGAAAGGGAAGCTTTGCCCCAAAGGCTTTAACTATGTGAATTTGGTTTATCACCCGGAGCGGATACAAACCCCCATGATTCAGGAAAGGAGGGGAAGTGGAAAGTGGAGACGGATCTCATGGGAGGAGGCGATCGAGAGGATTACCGGAAAGATGATCGAACTGTACCGAAGGTATGGTTCACATCTCTCTCGCTCTGAATAAGTATTCGGGGAACTTCGGCATTTTGCATCAGGCGGTGGAAGGGATGTTTAACAGTTTGGGCCCGACGACCCGGGCGGTGGGTTCCCCCTGCTGGTCCTCGGGGCTCGATGCCTTCTATTATGACTTTGGCGAGCACAGGACCTCGGATTTGGAGGAGATGATGCAGGCGGATACCATTGTGTTGTGGGGGATCAACCCGGTCTGGACTTCGATTCATGCTCTTCCCTTTCTCTATCGAGCAAAGGAACGGGGAGCCACACTGATCACCATCGATCCGATCTATACCGCGACGGCGAAGAAGTCTGATCTTTACATCCAGGTAAAGCCTGGAGGAGATGGAGCTCTCGCCATCGCCGTCGCCAAAATGCTGATGGAGAAAGGCGAGATTGATTTCCGTTTTATCGCGGAGCATACGGTAGGGTGGGAGGAGCTTCGCTTCGAACTGGAGAACATTTCCATGGAGAAAGCTTTGCTTCAGGCGGGTCAGCGGCGGGAGACGGTGGAAAGATTAGCCTCCTTCATGGGGAAGGACCGCAATCTGTTTATTTGGATCGGCTTTGGATTACAGCGCCACCGAAACGGGGGACAGAATATCCGTTCCATCAATGCGTTGGCGGCCATGACCGGAAATATCGGAAAGAAGGGGAGCGGAGTCCATTTTGCCCACGATCCCGCATGGAAGTTTCCCCATCGGATTACGAAACATATTCCTGCAGGGTTTGAGGAGAAAGAGATCATCCGGCCCGTCGATATCAATAATTTCGCAGAGGAGCTGCTTCGCATGGAGGATCCTCCGGTGAAACTTCTCTGGATTTCCTGCCGCAATCTTCTTACGCAAAATCCGGACCGGGCCCTTCTGGAAAAGGTTCTTTCCTCGATGGAGATGATTATCACGGTCGATCTCTTCCTCACACCCACGGCTTCCATTTCCGACATCGTGCTGCCTGCTGCGACCCCTTTTGAGGAGTGGGATTTGGTTGCAAGCTATTGGCATCATTGGATCAGCATCAACCAACCGGCCATCGCCCCTTATGGCGAGAGCAAAAGCGATCTGGAGATTGCAAAGGCGATTGCGAAGCGGCTCAATGAACGATCTCCCGGAATGAGCGCCTTTCCGTGGTGGAAGTCGGCAGAAGAGTTTATCGAGGAGGAATTTACGGAGGAAATTTGTGCTAAGCTTCACATCTCCCATTGGCGTGAGCTGTTAAATGGCCCCAGGAAGATTCTCGGAGAAGAGACCGCCTGGGAAGGCCATCGTTTCTCAACCCCGTCCGGAAAATTTGAATTCTTCTCAAGCCGGGCGAAAGAAGCGGGTCTTCCGCCCCTTTCCATGCAATTATCGGAGAGTAAGGTGGAGGAGAAGTATCCTTATGTGCTCCTCATCATCCATGATCCCTACCGATTAAACTCCCAATTCCAGAATATCCCGGCGTTAAAAAAGGCAAGCGGGGAACCCTTTTTTCTAATTCACCCTTCGCTGGCGAAAAAGAAGGGGATCGAACCGGGCAGGATGGTGCGGATTTATAACGATTACGGAGAGGTCTTGTTACGTGCCTATCCATCGATAGAAATTTCTCCGGATACACTGCAATTGATCAATGGGAGCAGACTTCCCATTAATCGACTGATCCCTTTTATTCCCAGTGATATGGGAAGGGCGGTAACCGGGGCGAGCGGCATGGCTTTCAATGATACCCGGGTAGAAATCGAAAAGATATGAAGAATTGACACGGGAGATTAGCAGGATCCGGAACGATATCATAATCATATGGTTGCTTCATAGGGGAGTGAATGGATTTTCCCCGAATGAGAATGAATAATTTACTCTTCTAAAAAACATGGGAGATCGTGAGGAAAAAGTATATACTAGAAAACATAGGGATTACCATTCTTTAAAAAAGCCTGAAGAAAGGGGGCTTGGAGGTGGCCAACACCCATACCTATTCTTTGAAAGAGGAGATTGCAAACGCCATTACCCACGGAATCGGCGTACTGCTAAGCATCGCCGCCTTAGTCCTCTTAATCGTTTATGCCAGTATGAATGGAACGCCCATGCATATTGTCACCTTTGCCATCTATGGAGCGACGATGCTCCTGCTCTACCTGAACTCCACCATTCTCCACAGTCTGCCGCATGGGAAGGCAAAAAACCTCTTTGAGATTTTTGACCATTCCTCCATTTATCTCTTTATCGCAGGGACATACACCCCGATCGTCCTTACCGTGATAAAAGGGGCTGTGGGATGGTGGCTCTTCGGGATTGTCTGGGGATTCGCCATCTTTGGTGTGGCATTTAAAGCCTTCTTTGTGAAACGTTTTTTGTACACATCCACCCTTGTCTATGTGTTGATGGGATGGATCATCGTTTTCGCCTGGGACTCCCTGGTCCGGAATCTCTCACCATCCGGAGTGGTCCTTCTGGTGATGGGAGGAGTTCTCTACTCTTTGGGGGCCATCTTCTATGTATGGCGAGGATTTCCCTTCCATCATGCCGTTTGGCACCTCTTCGTCCTGGCAGGTTCCGCCTTCCATTTCTTCGCGATTCTCTTTTTGGTACTCTGAGCTTCCTTCCCGCTAAAGGGATCACCTCTCCCCACTTGATTTGGCCTCCTGCGGCTTGCGCCGTAAAGATGGCGCCGGGGAATTGCCGCGTGGAGGAATATTCACCATCTGTTAAAAAGAACAAAAAAATCCTGTCTTGGGCGACAGGATTTTTATGGCCTGCATTCTCTCCGGTTCAGGCAGGGTAGCGCATGTTATGCCACCCCGCTGTAAGCCACTCCTATTCGAGTGCCTTTATTTGTTCTTCAGCTTCTCTTTCATCCGTTCAAACTCCTCATCGGTAATCTCCCCACGGGCATAACGTTCCCGAAGAATGGAAAGCGCCTGATCTTCGCCAGGATTTTCATTTCTAGGAGCTGGTGGATACGGATTCCGGCGTGTTGCGGTGATGAGGAGATAGATACCGACGCCGATGAGGATGAGCCAGAGGATCCACCCCCACCCCATGCCGAATCCTCCATACCAGCCGTGCATGCCCATCAGAGGCTACCTCCATTTCCGCTATTCCCAAAATTTACAGATCCCTTTTGCATAAAACCATTAGGCCCGTGGCAATCATTATACATCTCGTTTAATTGATCCGTTGACCAATTGGGATGCATCTGCTTCATGAAGGGAAGCATCTGGTCGAAGTTAAGGTTCCAGGGAGCAGTGGGATTATTTCCTTGGGCGAAAGCCACGGTGCCAATTCCCAAAAGCCCCACCACAATGAGTGCGATTGCCAATGTTTTTTTCATCGTTTCATCTCTCCTTTCGTTTTACACATTTAGAGTATCAGGAAGAAATGAAGATCCTATGTAGGAGATATAAAGAAGTTATGAAGAATTACGGGGGGAGAAACGTTCGCCTCCTATTTGTGGTATATTCAGGGAAGGGAACTTCATTTGAAATCGGCTGTTCCCGTTAGGATCGTGAAAAGAGAGGGAATCTTCTTATGAAAATTTGTGTGATTGATGATGAGCCCCTCATTGTAGAGGTACTGAAAGCTTATCTAGAACGGGAAGGGTATGAGGTGTGTTCCGCCTTAAATGGACGGGAGGGACTCTCTCTGATCGAGAAGGAGATCCCCGATTTCCTCATCCTGGATCTCATGCTGCCGGATTTGTCCGGAGAAGAGATCTGCCGCATTGTACGAGAGAAATCGGAGATCCCCATCCTGATGCTGACCGCCAAAACGGCGGAAGAGGAACGTATTCAAGGACTTCTCCTCGGTGCGGATGATTACGTAACCAAACCTTTCAGTCCACGGGAGGTGGTGGTCCGGGTTCAGACCATCCTGCGCCGGTTTCACAAAGGGGAAGTTCCCCGGGATCTCCTTTCCTTTGAACAAGGAATCCTTACGATCGATGATCACAAGAAAGAGGTAAAGGTAGAGGGGAAGGAAATCTCCCTTACGCCGATCGAGTATAAGCTTCTCACCGGGATGGCTCGACATCCTGGGCGGGTATTTAGCCGGATGGATCTATTGGCCTTGGTCGAGGTGGACCCGTATGAAGGGTATGAGCGGAACATCGATGTTCATATTAAGAATCTTCGCAAGAAGGTGGAGAAGGATCCCAGGCGTCCCCGGTTCATTATAACGGTTTTTGGAATGGGATATAAGTTTGGAGGGAAGCCGGATGTTCCGCACGCTGCACAGTAGGCTTCTCCTCGCCTTTCTCATCGTCTCTGTAAGCGGTGTGGTGATTCTAACCCTGATCATCCAGATCGGCGTGAGGAACAGTTTCAATCAATATTTGGATGTTCGCCGCGAGGAGCAGATGAATCGCATGGTAGAGATTTTGGAGGGGGAGTATCGGCAAAAAGGGGAGATTACCGGCGAAGCAATCGGCAGTCTTCTTCACCAGCAAGGAATGACGGAAGGACTCTTTTACCAAATCTATGATGAGAAGGGCCGTCTCCTCGCCGATTCCACCCGTATGATGGAGATGATGGGAATGATGGGAAAGATGGGAGGAGTGGGGAGAACGGAAACGACCGGGGCTACCGCTACGATCCCCCTGGCGGTAGAGGGGAAGCCGATCGGAAAACTGGTGGTTTATCAGGTGGGAGGAAATGTTGAGAGTCAGACGATCTTTCTTCACTCGTTTTACCAATCCCTTTTCCTCTCCGCCCTGGTCATGCTTATCGTCTCTTTTCTTCTGAGTTGGCTCTTTTCCAAAGAGCTTACATCAGGCCTTCGTCGTCTGGGAGAGGCGGTCCGGGAACTAAAAGGGCATAACTATGCGGTGGAACTAACAGGGAAAGGTACACCCCAGGAGATGCAGGACCTTATCTTATCCTTTAATGAATTGGTTCACTCCCTCAATCGGCAAGAGAGGTTGAGAAAAGAGTTTACCAATGATCTCGCCCATGAGTTAAGGACCCCCTTATCGACCCTTCGCTCCCAGATTGAGGCGTTTCGGGATGGGGTGTGGGAGCCGACACCGGAGCGTCTCGCCGAGACCCATGGGGAGCTGATGCGCTTGGTACGGTTGGTGAACGAGATGGAACAGCTTCTCATGGCGGAAAATCCCAATCTCCCGCTGAGAAAGGAAAAGATAGATCTCCATCATTTCCTATCTCAACTTGTCGCACAAATAAGTCCCCTGTTTCAGGAAAAGGGGGTTTCGTTTCATTACGAGAGCCCGGGAAAAGGGGTTTCCATCTGGGCGGACCGGGATCGCCTCATGCAGATCATGATGAATCTCATCAATAATGCGTTGAAATATACCCCTCCGGAGGGAAAAGTAACGCTTATCCTGAGGAAAAAGGAGGATGAAGCGGAAATTGAGGTGAAGGATACCGGCGTAGGGATCTCTGAAGAGGATCTTCCCCATATCTTTGAACGCTTCTATCGGGGAGATAAATCGCGGGATCGGCGCACAGGAGGAATCGGGATCGGTCTTTCTATCGTGAAGGCCCTGGTTGTCGCGCATAAGGGGCGCATCGAGGTAAAGAGCAAGCCAGGGAAAGGGAGCCGCTTTATCCTTTCTTTTCCCTCTATCTCTTATCATGAAAATCGGTGAATAAAGCTTTATTTACCACCTCTTTTTTCATAAGGGGACACCACCTAGGAACCGTGAGAATTGCCATTCCCATGAATTGTTGCGGAGGATCTTCTTCGCTCCCATTTTCTCTAGCAGATTCTTTGTAGAGGTAAGGATGCGTTGAATCAGCCCTTCCGGATCATGCAGGATGATACAATGATCCACCATGTCGGGATAGATCGCTTGGAAGGTTAGCGCTTCCTCTTGGGTCAAAATGATGGGGGATAAATCGCATATCATTTCTTCCCGTTCATAAAGCTCCTGCGCGACCGATTCATGCTTCATTTCAATTTGGGTGATAAATTCATTCAGTCGCTCTCTTCTGCCTGGTCCCTTTTTCAAAAGGATGAGCAAATCAAAATCAGAATTAAGTCGATTTTCCTTTCGTGCATAGGATCCGAAGACGGCTAAACCGATCAAATTCTCTTTATAATGGTTCACAATACTTTCTACGACCCGAGTCAGATAAGTTTTATGAAGAGAAGAAAAGGTACGCAATTGGCTTATTTTTTGTTCCAACATCACCTCACCCCATTTCATTTTTATTATAATCAACTCGTTGTCGAAAAGAAAATCATAACCCGCGTTTGGGCGGCTTCACGAGCCATGATGGGGAGCGGGAAAGAGATGGAGAAGGGCTAAGAAAAAATAGGCGAGGATTCCCCCGACCAAAAGGGTGATGATCCCCAGCCCTTTTCGTTTTTCTCTTTCCCATAAGGGGAGAAAGATTTCGGCGTAGGTGACATAAAGGATCGTGCCGATGGAGAAGCCGAGGAGGAGACTGACTGATCCGGGGACGGCATGCCCGAAAAGAGAGCCTGCGTAGGCACCCAGTCCGATCGGGATGGCGACGAGGGTAGAAATAAGAAAAAAAGCGAATACGCCGATTTCCGCCAGGACGAGGGGGATCCCGAGGGCGATTCCTTCCGGAACGTTATGCAACATCAGGGTGATGGATAAACCGTGGGCTAAAGAAGGGGAGTGGGTAAGGGTGGAGCCTAAAGCGATGCCGCTGGGGAAATTGTGAAATCCTATGGCGATAGCAAGGAGAAACCCCGACTTCATGAAAGCATCCCATTTCTTAGAATGGGTAGGGAGATGGAAGTGATGGGAGAAGGATTCCAGCCAAAAGGCAAAAAGGGCCCCTAAGGCAAACCCGATGATTGTCATCCCGAATCCTCCTAAAGCGAGACTCTCAGGGAGGATCTGGGAGAAGACGATCGTATACAAAGCTCCCACCGTCATAAAGACGAGGAGGTGAAGAATTTCCTGTTCAAATCTCCCCAGTGAATAAGCCAAGATGCCCCCCATATTCATCCCGACCCATCCCAGAAAGAATCCATATCCGACTACGGTCCATACCTCCACGAGGATCCCCCCATTCTTCAAAAATATATGAAAGGGGTGGACAGGATATGCGGAGGTTGGGCTGAAACCTTTTTCCGGACCCGGAAATGATGCAAAGATTGACTTTGCTGTAAAAATGATGGTAACATGGAAAGGGTAAGATCAATCGGTTTTTTAAACATGGAAGAGGGGATGAAAATGAAGGCCTACAATATCATCTTTCCCGTTTGGTTTATATGGCTTCTGCCGCCGGTAGTGCTGATCGCCCTTACAGGCAATTTCATCATAGACAGCCTGGTTATTCTGATCGCCTTTCGTATCTTTAAAGTTACGGAGTTGACTCATCTATCTTTAAAAGAGTTATATACGAAATCGATTTTGCAGGTCTGGGGTTTCGGTTTTTTGGCGGACTTCATCGGAGTTCTCCTTCTTATTGCGGTCTCTTTTCTCCCCATTCCGAATCCGGTTGCTGGAGCGGTTTTTTTTAATCCATTTACGAATTTATTGGGCTTCCTCATCATTTTGGCGGGAATCGGTTTGGCCTCCTTTTTTATTTACCTTTTCAATTTTCATTTCACCTTTAAAAAGATCATAGAGGAAAAAGCGCTGCGGGGCAAAGTATCCCTAACCCTGGCGATGGTCACCGCGCCGTGGACCTTTTTGCTGCCGACCCAATGGTATTACCAATGGTTTAATTGGGGGTGAGGAGATGAAGCCTAAAGTTATTCTCTCTCTTATCATGATCCTCTTGTTGGCATTTCTGTTACCCGGCTGTTTTGGAGGACGACAATCCCCGCTTCAGCAGGCGAATCCTCCCTCTCCCGTTACGGAGGAAACGGCAACGAGAACCATAGAGATTACCGACCCGGAGGAAATCGAATATCTCTGGTCTCATTACCTATATGACGGAATCTCCACGGTACTCAATGGCGAGTTCGACGACCCCGTCGAGATGAAAGATCAAGGTTATTTGGTTCATTTTGCGCTGGTCCGGCTGGTGAAGGATGGGGATGTTCCATCGAACCCGTCCGATGCACAGGACACGAGAGAAATTGAGATTCCCTCGGGTAGGCAAGTGGAGCAAAAAATAAAAGAATATTTCAATATTGATGTCCCCGTAGATCCGGAGAAACTGATCAAGCAGAGCTATATCTTGTCTGATGATGGCCGGATGATGAAGATTCCCACGGAAGAGGTGGGGTATGAGGAAAAGCCGTGGGGATTCTCCATAGACAAGATCCTCTATGACCCGGCAAAAGGGGAGTATCGGGTGGCGATGGATCATATCGCCAATCTGAAAACGGGCAGG
The DNA window shown above is from Thermicanus aegyptius DSM 12793 and carries:
- a CDS encoding TorD/DmsD family molecular chaperone yields the protein MEQSQTFNPRDPFPLLFLLMRYYSGILLSWNAEGWRITASSLKEYVSLWKGEEPVPASIMKGLELLQQVTDEETESLPFEFNRLFVGPGRLLASPYESSYRNPERSLMQKETLAVRSFYSQAGLQVAHEGRDPDDHLALELEFLCYLLAHGDQEHFPVLYNRFVKEHLLPWCPAHCELIHASTKHPICQAMAFLLEGFLEEETRQDRLSVSQRSERRINTC
- a CDS encoding 4Fe-4S dicluster domain-containing protein: MDKQLGFLIDTEKCIGCRTCEFACRNERGRKETHRRRVTSLAHQDGNIFAYLSMACNHCANPACMAICPERSIRKDRNGIVILNSSLCSGCGKCVTVCPFGAISMLPETGRADKCDMCAERQKRGELPICVANCIMGAISIIDLNSAEALNYQEILHDYEMRSLTRPSIRFVEKKDEPVCFWAEKGD
- a CDS encoding molybdopterin-dependent oxidoreductase is translated as MLNEKLTRRTFLKVGAAVGATLGAMAGMGAAKEFKLMGLAPNKGRAAGKEMTFFNACPRNCYDTCSMVTTVKDGVITFVTGNEKNTYTNGRLCVKGNSYPRMVYSPDRIKYPMRQKGRGSGNWERISWDEAFTQIATTILDIKKKYGSTLPICLNKYSGNFNILNYGIEGMMSSIGYTTRATGTPCWPAGIDSQSFDMGMIFNSDPEQMVHSKYLIIWGANPAWCAVHSMAIVERAKEKGCKVVVIDPLLTQTAAKADEYIQIRASTDGALALGMARYILDHALYDSEWLKRNAKGYQEFFAYLKENITVEWAAEKTGVPVPVIERLAREYATTKPANIWIGYGMQRHTNGGANVRAIDALGAMTGNIGILGGGVNYAQLVTWGFNYHAMGQKPPEGSQGEKDRLININNFGAEVLAADDPPIKMLWIACRNPLSQDPEAEVVKKAFEAMDLVVTADLFMNRTVAMSDIVLPVTTPFETPGINVSYWHYWINLNQQAIKPLHETKSDVEIAMGLSKKLNELEPGSCTYPTSGDLEEWVGKEFNDNICKMFGLTSWKDLYKNGTAKAIGMETAWKDLKFTTPSGKYEFWSDKAVQFGNHPLPVYVEEMKKPKEYPIRLISPHWKYGLHSQFQNLDWMENIHDTPFVEMNPVLAREKGIREGDFVKVYNDLGYFIAPAKITQTVPMDTIAVYEAWYKGKDYNVNYTVKAIPADMGRFQTGMPGIAFHDNFVTIEKA
- a CDS encoding PucR family transcriptional regulator, producing the protein MDTPLTFQELLMGSPFHHVEILAGWSGKEKSFLLITDSLPNSKQAGSPCSFQKTNSLLPPEKRDPHRLPEEPPSLAGENGTLPPPLKKEGKASLLLLAAEKVNRQELPDFLQLEEVKGILLYQHETIYIPVSIREKIDNLGKPLLFLRERDEENLKRKIEEMSRMKALGLFHYVWEESLRYWLEMANRNPLHEMLRRLETLIGHPLLLLTPSFQLHPSMENAEEFTSFHPMRREYLRWEKQEKNYTFVYLENGGKSYYLFPIKKEGVELGFLLIRQEQGSITDLTLELVRQAVSALSFRLFLDAEIAETHKKYKNHFLHDLLFNQFDSEETLITQGRYWGWDFTKPVLLMVLEAKPFGGTRKREIEWEGIKSEAEVFCRRSSLNTVITPLQNQLVILLFDSLERGRKEEKEWLKMTARDLRRYLTPLFPETSFSVGIGRIYPSNLDLYRSYQEAKIALEMGKFLNKTEPVISFDELGLIRLLSYIHQEILNDFYREYLVELLEYDRENDGILMKTLEAFFRSDGDINRTADLLYIHPNTLRNRLKKIEHLLHLNLNSYEDLLNLFAALKIFQMVHKP
- a CDS encoding molybdopterin-dependent oxidoreductase → MEEAYRITRHVCPRNCYSNCSLLGFTRDGKLEKVSGDPLHGYTKGKLCPKGFNYVNLVYHPERIQTPMIQERRGSGKWRRISWEEAIERITGKMIELYRRYGSHLSRSE